The region TAAAAGTGCTAAAGTATTATCAGCAGCATATACTCTTCATGCAGggtgttgtatttattgtgtatttatactaatgcattaatgtgtaactGTGTTTTAAATACTGTCAAACTGAGCgttcattttaataactttatatacaTTAACATGTGTTTCGCATGTTACATCTAGTAACTGTATTAGTACTcgtaaaatgtattaatataggGGAATAAAAAGTACACTGTAGATACGAAAGTACTCagttaaaaagtacatttgttcTAAAGTAAAGATATAACTGTTATAAGATGGAAACATTCTTTAGCAGGACGACCTCTGTCGGTGTTATTttagattatatatttattgattattagcTTAGGAGCACTCATGTGTAGCAGTATTAGAATGTTTTAGCTGCTGTATATTCAGTGAAGTATTTAAATCCAGTTCTTTTTCTGCATGTTGCCCTTTAAAACAAAGTAACAtctcattattttgtttaacagcTCCTGAAGAAGTTTCATTATCTGGTCATTTAAAAgtctaaaaaggaaaaatggagCCATGTTTTCTTGCTCATGTTGGGCCCCCGACCCCCAGGTCTGGAACCACTAGCTTCATTTGTATGTAGTGCAACATGTTTTATAAGCTAatcattagtttttttatgCAAAGTAACTAGAAACTGTAGCTGTGAATACATGTAGTGCAGTGAAATACACTATTagaatagaagtataaagtagcttaaaatgtaaatactcaaatACATCACAATTGTACTCAGGgtaagctgtaaaaaaaagccTTCACCTGAACGTTTTCGTCGccgagcagagaggaagaaacaagCAGAGATGCAAAGTACAactcacaaaataaaagtccggTTTATTGTCAAACAACAAACTTCGCACATACATCAAAACAGGCcgtcataaaacaaaaaagtcgccgacaaaaacaaaataaaaaggaaaaagaaaagaggctcTTTTCTTTGGCCTTACCCTCCCATACAAACAAACTAGTTATGGTACAGCTAAAGTACATACATTAAATTTACTGGAATGCTCTGAGTTCAACGGCTTTAAGAGGTTTTTCTttcatggttttttttgtcaaactgtttttacatgttttttttcctaagtATCTGTTGAGATATCGTAACATGGTCAACCAAGTAAAATCTTTCGTTAAAGAAGCACCGATTTTGGTCTGACGAGATCGCTGCCGAGAGAGAAACTGACCCCCTCCTAAcaatatgtacaaaaatataaaatgtaaataaaaatacaaacaaattctccatttgtgttgttgttgttattgaagAAAAGCCGGATTTCTGCGTCGATGCGGGTTCCTCTAGAAaaatttgttttgcagttttgaggggagagtgtgtgtgtgtgtgtgtgtgtgtgtgtgtgtgtgtgtgtgtgtagatgtttgTTGAACTCTACTTGCTAATGAccatgttggattttttttatttttattattatttgtttttttctccttttaaatcagtcctgcagctcctccacctgcGACACATAAAAACCGTCAGAGGTGGAGAACCAGGAAGTGGTTCAGCAGGATGTCGCGCGGGGAGGCGGGAAAACGCATCAATCGTCGTCATCGGTTTTCTGCTTCTTGGTTTCGACGTCGTcctaaaagaagaagaagaagaagatgaaggttAGCGAGTTAAACGGCGAGGTCGTGACCCCATTGGTCAGATTCCTGGCGGTAAAAAGGTCAGGGGTCGCCGCCGACGCCTCACCTCGTCGTCGTCATCGTCGTCCTCAGCTACCCGTTTTGTGCCGCTCTCGATCTCATCATCGTcatcctcgtcttcctcctcaccttcatgaagaaaggagaagaagaatgagacTCACGCAAGTTTAGGGaaaacaattcataaaaaatgatttttttttttttttttttttgaaagctaccttctccatcatcttcctcgtcctcctcatccACTTCctcgtcatcatcatcgtcatctaCCTCGGGCTCGCCGTTCTCTTCATTCTcctagaaataaaaataataaagagacTTCCTGAAGTTGTGTGGAGCTCaaagtttttcaaaagtacTGAAGAAGTGCAGTCCAGGAGGaagaccacagaagaagaagaagagttcaGGCGGTGGCGGTTACCTTCCCGTTGGTGGCAGCGTCTTTGCcgttctccttctcctccaccagctTCTTCTCTTTCAGTTCCTGATGGAAACAAGCAGAACTATTAGGAAACAAACTTAAAACTAAACTAATATTCATGCTCCACAGTGTCAGCTGATGAGATGAAACTCCTCCAAGCTGCTACCTGCCCTTCTACCTAATGGCCTAGTTAagccccagtgcatgctgggagctgAACAGTTTCCCCTCTCCTTGTCAGAATGAACCTTCCTATTTAAACACCATATTGGTCTCTGCAGACaccccccctccatcctcctcctcctccatcctcctcccacTCCATCCCCTATAATGTGTTGTAATCTGATACTCTTGATGTGGCCCCCGCAGGGCACTCTGGGTATTGTAGTCTTCTGTCGGATGGCGTCGCCACCATATGTCATGAGACACGCCCGGGAGAGGCACTGCAAAACCCAGGATGCACCGCTCCACTTAGAATAACACAGGAGGGCGCAATAGCAAATggggggtgatggaggaggaggaggaggaggaggagggaggaggaaggaggaggagagctgccGTAACGGAGGACAATAGACGACGACACATGGCACCGAGAGAACACACACCGACCAGaactcttctcctctctgcgaCCTACTTACAACCGGAAAACCTTCCGCCGGGACTATTAATAGCTgtgtctccacacacacacacacacacacacacacacacacacacacacacacacacacacacacacacacacacacacacacacacacacacacacacacacacacacacacacacacacacacacacagttattgaTTAATTGCTCCTCATAATAACCATTAAGCCGTCCAGCACCACCAggctgctccacctcctcctcctcctcctcctcctcctcctcctcctcctctgttcgTTTGTTCTAATCTCTCATAATTATGCAGCTCTTATAATTAAAGAGGGTTCTATTCTCTGGCTGGAGACCCggctccttcctcctcctcctccggggGGAGAGCAATCAAAGTTTCACCCGATGTGCTCCaaagtccaatattcacatttaagcaTAAAGttggttaaataataataataaagcacaAAGACGGGAACCAGAGCACCGCACAGAGAGAActacagggacagagaggaacTCTCCTCAGAGACATGAAGGAGCTCTGTTGcaaacatgttgtaaaaagaaaaacagtgaagaagaaggaggaggaggaggaggaggaggaggaggaggaggtggaggaggaggaggaggaggaagcccGCTGCCCGCCGTGCGTATTTTACGCGCTCCGGAGGCTGGAGGACCCGGAGTCGGTAAACAAACCGGGTCACACTGAACAAACAGGGTCTGTGTTTATATAATGCAGGGTGGAGGagcagggtggaggtggaggagcagggtggaggtggaggtggaggtggaggtggagagagcCCCCGAAAGTTGACATTGGAGAGCTTTTACGCACGGAGCGGCTGTGCGTAAAAGCTCTCCAAACGGAGTCCGAGCCAAGCTGGAGACACAGTGAGAACAGGAGCAGTGAGAACAGGAGCAGTGAGAACAGGAGCAGTGCGGGGCTGTGCGGGGCTGTGCGGGTTAAATCAGTTACATGGCACCAAGCAAGAGCTGCAAGGTGTGGAGAGGAGAGCCGGAGGAGGGTTAGAGAGCCGGAGGAGCGGGGTGCGGGGTGCGTGCGTCCGAGTCCCGCAGCctggatggagaggaggatgagcccCGCACAATGAGGACACGCAGAGGAGGTGCGGGGCTCTGGGTATCTGCGGGGTGAAGAGGAAAAAGCATCTCCAAAGCAGCGGTGCGCACAGCTCCAACAGGCCGAATGCACGCACAGGGAGCCGGGGAGCGCAGCGCAGGAGACCGCTGTGGATGGAGCtctgcagaggaggagcagcaggaggaggaggtgcaggaggaggtgCGAGGCTGCTTACCTTGACAGTGAGATCCGAGCCGGAGTCAACTTTTGTGTCTgccattgcttttttttttgcttttttttgtttgttttgtgtctttttgttcaataaaataaagGCTGTGAAAACGAAAGTAATCCTCTCGGGGTCGCGGTGTGCCAGTGGCCAGCGCTGCTGCCGGCCGAGCCTTTATATATAGGCGGAGGGGCGGAGGGGGCGTGGCTACGACGGGGCGGAGGGGGCGTGGCTATGACGGAGAAGGAGGACGGCCGCCGCTGATTGGCTGCCGGCGCCACAGAGGTGTTCTGTGGAACAATGGATTGAATTTCTTAAAGCCACGCCCcctttcaaacaaaacacaataccCCACGTGACGGTGCGTTTATAATGGACGTGACGGTTGACGCAAGTGATTGATGTCGATTCTCCCGCCCTCTGGAGGGAGCAGGGAGGAAGACGAAGAAAGAGCGGGGGGAGGGGGAGTATGGACGGCACGGAGCGTGTTAGTGGATTAAAGTCTTTATATGTCGCTTTCTGTCACCTTTAAACACGCATCAATcatattaaaatttaaaaaaaaaaaaaaaaaaaaaggcgtaAAGAAGACGCCGCCATGTTTCCTCTCACTCTGCTCGTAGCCCCGCCCCCATCGCTGATCGAAGCCACGCCCCCTCTCTATCCTCGTAGCCACGCCCCCTTTCCTTCCCGGCGTCCATGTTTGAATCCTCTCACTCATCTCTATGTGCGCACTTGAcgctttatatttatttatttattttatttttttttttttttacataacctATTTAATGAAGGTCAAAACactgataaaatatttttaaggaAGTGAATGTGGCGcaaaaacgtttttaaaaaaaataaaaaatattgcgTGTATATAAGAGAGCGGCTCAGAGCGGCGGCGGCCTCATTTCCTCCGCCGCcattgttacaaaaaaaaaaaaagaagaagaaggaggacaCAAAAAACTGCGACACAACGAGACAAAGAgcgggaaaaaaatgaatatgtgcTCGTGAAGTGAGAGCAACACacgtatttgttttattttccttttagaGTTTTGAAAACATGGCGTTAATAAAGCTGAACATATGAGAAGGACAAAAGcggcacaaacacagaaaaagagcagCCGCCATTGCTCGCTCGCccgggaaggaggaggaggaaggaggggggagggggaggggagtcTCACATTCTGCCCCGGTGACGCACTCCGGGGTGGACGACTCCGATTGGTCGGTTGAAGGAGGGGGAAAACGCGGCTTTGGCGCTGATTGGCTGCAAGCGGACGTCAGTCAGTTCAAACCGCGGCTCCGTCGGCGCGCTGCAAACGGCGGCTCCGGATTCTGGATTCTGGATTCTGGAGCCGATTCAGTGTAGAGTTtcacttcagttttttttttttttttttttttttttttttacatgttgccTTCCccctgttttctttctgttttttattattattattattattattattattattattattattattattattattattattattattaccattgtCTCTCAGATATCATCATTGTTTGGTTCTcttcattcatccatttattattattattattattattattattattattattattattattattattatcatcattattattattattattattattattaccattgtCTCTCAGATATCATCATTGTTTGGTTCTcttcattcatccatttattattattattattattattatcattattattattattatcattattgttattatcattatcatcattattattattattattattattattattatcattattattattatcattatcatcattattattattattattaccagaTCAGATATCATGATTGTTTGGTTCTcttcattcatccatttattattattattattattattattattattattattattatttggttattatcattatcatttattattattattatttattattattattattattattattattattgtctctCAGATATCATCATTGTTTGGTTCTcttcattcatccatttattattaaaacattaaaccagAGCGGCCCTCCATCAGAACCAGTGCCTCCAACACATCCTACTGGCCGTGTTTTGAGTGTGTGGTTCAGCCACACTGGGACATTTACAAGCTTATTTTAAAGTTGCAATAAACACAGTATTGcagtatttgcagtattttcagtaatcccccccccaaaaaaaaccaaaatggtATTATGGTTTTCTCCATTGAATAAACACaactttttaatattcaaaacatGAGTATGAAACCAGATTGCAATGCGGGAGTGACAACAAAGTTCACAACAGACGATGGCATACAGCTGACGTCAACAACGCTTTGCtgtactacattacattacattattacattacagtcatttagcagacgcttttagaGCAAGAGTATAGTGCAGAAGTAAATTAccacgaatacaataagtgcaacaaactaatacgaatacaataagtgctaataTATTGTAGAAAATCAGTTCAgactataatttattttaaatcatctttttttccacgTGGTGATTACAGTTCTGTGCGTCCAAAAAAGATGCACGCTACCTGTTTATGTAGACAAAAGCATGTTGAACGACAGCGTAACATTATCATCAAAAAGACACTGATGTCATGTGACGAGCTGCATCCAATCACAGCACGGCAGAtagcttttctttcttctacGGTTATTAATGGAAGAGAAGTTATTCATTTTAGTTCAGGACTTCGTGGAGCTTTACGATCCGTCACACGGGAATATTTGACTTTACTACAACATCCGGTCGAAAGGTCAGACAAATCTAGCAGTCAGGCTACTGTGAGGGATTTATGGTGCTGGAAAACTCTTTATCTTTGTTTAGTCAGTGAGGCGGGCTGCTAAACTACCGCTTCAACATCATCGCAATTGAAGCGTGCATGTTTTAGTtgcttagtaaaaaaaaacttttgcttttgtttccaGACGCTTTTGTGGGACGAGATCCAGGAACTGAACTTGGACTAGCAGTTGATACTTAATGCAAGTTCGTGGTGCCTTCAGGGGTTTGCCGGCAGTGCGGTCCATCGTGACACGACAAGGATAACGACAACAAACACAACGTCTAGCAGAACACGATTATGGAAACGTAAACGATCGTAAGGCTAGAACCCAAAAAAACGTCTAAATGGTTTGCTGTGCTGGGCGCCGTTTGGTTTTCTTCACCGAGGACCTGGATTCCTGGTTCTGCGTTCGAGTCCTGGTTTCTGAAATACACCGTGTACCAGAGGTGTTAACCGGTCTGGAGCGTCTCACAACCTGAACCTTTAGAGTTCCCCTCAGAGGACacaagaaccagaaccagtcgGGTAAACCAGCACAAACCAGAATCAGTCGGGTAAACCAGCACAAACCAGAATCAGTCGGGCAAACCAACACAAACCGGAGCAGTCGGCTGCCCCCGGGGCCCCAGACCCAGAGGGCCCCCCGTAAAGCCACAAGTTCACTGGGTGTCAATTGGTTGAACATAATTTGATTAACTGCAGATTTGTTTAGGAATTTGCACCATTGAAGTACAATATCGACTACGACAGGTCCTGGATCACCACTTAATCCTCGGTTACATAAAGACGGCCGCTCGGACATGAGCTGACGCTGACTCGTGACAAGGACACGTTTGGATCTGTTACACTCCACAGGGGTCCTCCTCCATgcatacatatagatatatctatatatacatatagatatatctatatacatatagatatctatatacatatatatgtatatatatatatgtacatatagatatctatatacatatatatatctatatatatatatatatatatatagatatatctatatatatatagatatctatatacatatatctatatgtatatatagatatatatatatatagatatctatatatatatatatctatatgatatatatatctatatatacatatatatacatatatatgtttatatatatatatatgtatatagatatctatgtatatatacatatctatatatagatatatatataaatatacatatatatatacagatatatgtttatatctatatagatataaatctctctctctctctctatatatatatagatatataaataaatatatctatatagatataaatctatttatatatatatatatcctctctctatctctctctctatatatattgcaaatttctctatataaatatctatatatatatatatatgtttataaatatatctctctctctttatatatatccatccattttccgtaacctgcttatccagttaagggtcgcgggggtgctggagccgatcccagctgtcaatgggcgaaggcagggttcacctggacagggttcacctggacagggttcacctggacaggtctccagcctatcacagggctgacatatagagacagacaaccactcacactcacatccacacctacgggcaatctagagtcttcaatgaacctaagctgcatgtctttggactgtgggaggaagccggagaacccggagagaacccacgctgacacggggagaacatgcaaactcctcacagaaggttgtccagcccgggagttgaacccaggccgctcttgctgtgaggcgacagtgctaaccactacaccaccgtgcagacccctttatatataaatatatataaatatgtctctttctttctctctctctctctctctctctctctctctctctctatatatatatatatatatatatatatatatatatatatatatatatgtatgtatatatatatatatatatatatatatatgtatgtgtatatataaagacCTGATTTCCTCTTtgtaaaaaggttaaaatgaaACACCGAAATATGGTTTTcgttttgtactaccttgtcatttgcaagtaccttcatcatttcaagtgttgattgtaaaaataaacgttattttatatatacatacatatatataaatatacattttcacatacatgtatattcacatgcatttatatttatatatacatatatttacacatatatttcatatatatcaTGTATAGGACACTTGGAGAAACCCCGACGGGGTATAAAAGATCCAAATGTTTCCTGGTCacgattatatatatatttaggccACGTTTATTTAGGGAACCACAATGAAAACTTAAAATGCTAAAATcatatcaaacatttaaacattaaacatttaaatatgcgTTTTatatccctgtgtgtgtctttagtGGCTCATGTCAAACTGTGGTGCTACACAAATAAACCCACTTTGCTTTAAATCAAAGatctatataaatatttaataaataatgaatctgGATAAATACATCTGAAAGTTAAGCAGAATAAAACTCCCTTTTGCGTGCTCTACATTTCAGGCGTGTTTTGCATATTAAACCACTTCAACCCAGTGTTGAGTTCATGAATGAAGAGGGTTAAACTGGAGTTTAAGTACGTGGAGCCTCAGAGCTGACACTAATCCAGGTTCAGAGTTAATCCAGGCCTCACGAGTCTGGTCTACATGACTCGACGTCAACAGACACGTTAGATTCTCACTGACGTCCAGCTTCTCTCTTCAGAGCTCAGGGCTCACTGGAGGGGAAACCAGACGAACAGACcaaaaggaaagagaggcagCCGAGTTACTCCGACATGTTTGGACGCGCTGCAGAGACGCGGTGGGGATGACGCCTCCAGCAGTCAGAATAAACAACACGGGTTCATATGAGGGTGTTCAATCTACTGACAAATGCTTCCACTTATAGCTGAATATAAAGAATGTTTACATATTGTTGTAGGTGACGGCACGGGGACTGCAGGTTCTGTTAATTAGAGGATGGCTGACGTTCAGTCAGGTCAGCTTATAaatgtaacattacattacagcaaaTGTAGTTGCTTCAATAAGCCAGACAGCATAAActcagaaaca is a window of Anoplopoma fimbria isolate UVic2021 breed Golden Eagle Sablefish chromosome 3, Afim_UVic_2022, whole genome shotgun sequence DNA encoding:
- the ptmab gene encoding prothymosin alpha-B, whose product is MADTKVDSGSDLTVKELKEKKLVEEKENGKDAATNGKENEENGEPEVDDDDDDEEVDEEDEEDDGEGEEEDEDDDDEIESGTKRVAEDDDDDDEDDVETKKQKTDDDD